A stretch of Salvelinus alpinus chromosome 4, SLU_Salpinus.1, whole genome shotgun sequence DNA encodes these proteins:
- the arhgef5 gene encoding trichohyalin isoform X2 translates to MGTKRPSLTPFDTFDPSNQSASYLNPQPISQICRETSPRPGTMARTNRERERIREEEWRREREMERFKEKTRNRRKEMEPGPRERNREKDCSPISRRREEEREWRERERGRAGEKHANGRPTSNLEIRNDRDRENERKKGDTFPTIIKHSKERDRRMSAFVEEDVGKEGTRQLERQKGTEMNDWERERETAAKIQRYRDAERDFQRYRERERERIRAQEDGEKNGGRPMEDKTLRRRERAREAEPDFRERRRERDSKGNDLWSKRERYMDGERERPKLWQGEREVRGKEGDSQNYSDREGRDGRREGNTEGQRDTRSEGDSGGEKWKERVRDDNRRELKHLHSKSEGDTEGNASWDRVREKEKDRQKWRGGEMYRERDGRKDAYRQRVRDGGRDIDGERDMDRYRERNRRKAREVERERDGVREGGRQENGPRERRDPEKDGEKTQPNVTGERGKRMDGERFRERERYSKGKDEERRCREKRDRETDPKREGGADGASRSPSETAPRVPPRAQSSGEWSSDTERERKWRRGRESNEEKESEGEKDVDRGQRECSERERPDRVRGREGEEETIPKRPEQRRMWLEPQKVRYNKESSLEDEVRERERDRHTNRWRDRSEEEDRPVEQRTGREKERKTEGEGQEDRSVEQRMSIDEERETEREGGRERYLERGLNVDEDDETEAWRSYSRGEEHQTYSDGEREELWQRDRETEIENVTDNTEVDREEEEESDRYVEWEGQRDIIPSSEDGFITVCSGGEEEFEDCKEFLEVGFTNHVTRQPVSFQGSEGEMERGGRRRHERERERTEEQTEQKDDALEGEVNDGKGKKQPTYVFCVIGQTLSRSKPNQTAVLGDMESERTNQNPGYGHRDSGDITHLPHENPSRDGDQGAEDERKIVRDETHVPKGERTDTEESSIVDVSHTTLERESGERLKVMEENPYAEIERRNSETENLLKEWRERHKEYTETRERDPTDSRRTEPEIGPSSHTSGEYHHHGIPVVDQATSDQNNPGVMSPEEAVAIQICIRGAWSTEEEVKRHSQASHMKWAKNLLSEILGSSEEHARGNPQPESQGGQEVSQTARGTERVEEELEEEKDETLEGGGASTVYATVQKRTKRGRKSVEARLAEREAEPGKVEDERDEEVSVNWGDVDLRNVTDTIRMDRRNSKFYNSQLYQEYSETAQNREILSQSCSDALSIYEELPVHLSPVPSSLAPSLPPARRPLPRLPPVIHPHSLSHSGSTSSGTSAKFLPVPQPPQAPPARTSSSRLSISLTQSPSLWQEIPEVRNSAEFGELTDNQRRLQEVQFEVVTSEASYCRSLDIVVDHFVKSKQLGELLTTQDRSWLFSRLADVRAISHSFLSKLEERVESDMMHFTVCDIIARHCQRFKKVYVPYLTNQSYQDATYQRLMDENHGFRRVVEKLERGPVCQRLPLRSFLILPFQRITRIKLLVQNIVKRTAQGTEEEVQAIKAMKLLERLIQESNDSITQMKSIESLVSLSARVDFECRTLPLVSQSRRLVREGPVTEIMDFSLKETERSVYLHLFNDYLLLSLNKEGGRFTVIDHAPVSELRAENCRVKLHSLEKNLFRLHLNKKALLLSTDTQGDKLRWISAVSRPHPVIDYSTAQDFTQMQCIRAFVAHQPDELSLEKAEVILVHQQSSDGWVEGTRLSDRHRGWTPESHLETIASLRVRQRNLLDALKITTATAAV, encoded by the exons ATGGGGACCAAACGCCCCAGTCTGACTCCCTTTGACACATTTGATCCATCCAATCAAAGCGCTTCCTACTTGAACCCTCAGCCAATCAGCCAGATCTGCCGTGAAACAAGTCCCAGACCTGGAACTATGGCCCggacaaacagagagagggagaggatccgagaggaggaatggaggagagaaagagaaatggagagattTAAGGAGAAGACAAGAAATAGAAGAAAAGAGATGGAACCCGGaccaagagagaggaacagagagaaggaCTGTTCCCCCATAtccagaaggagggaggaggaaagggaatggagagagagagaaagggggagagcgggagagaaacATGCCAATGGAAGACCTACTTCAAATCTGGAGATCAGgaacgacagagacagagaaaatgagagaaagaaaggagacaCGTTTCCTACAATTATAAAACAtagcaaagagagagacagaagaatgaGTGCATTTGTGGAGGAAGATGTGGGGAAAGAAGGAACGAGACAATTGGAGAGACAGAAGGGAACAGAGATGAACGActgggagagagaacgagagacagcAGCAAAGATACAGCGGTATCGAGATGCAGAGAGGGACTTCCAaaggtacagagagagggagagggagagaatcagGGCACAGGAGGACGGGGAGAAAAATGGAGGGAGGCCCATGGAGGATAAGACAttgagacggagggagagagcgagggaagcgGAGCCAGAtttcagagagaggagaagagagagggactcaAAGGGCAATGACCTATGGAGCAAAAGAGAAAGGTATatggatggagagcgagagaggccaaAACTCTGGCAGGGAGAAAGGGAAGTTAGAGGAAAAGAAGGAGATTCACAGAACTATTCGGATAGAGAGggcagggatggaaggagggaaggaaatacagagggacagagggacaccAGGAGTGAGGGAGACAGTGGTGGAGAGAagtggaaagagagagtgagagatgacaACAGAAGAGAACTGAAACATCTGCACAGTAAAAGTGAGGGGGACACTGAGGGGAACGCATCatgggatagagtgagagagaaagagaaagatagacagaaatggagagggggggagatgtacagagagagggatggaaggaaagATGCTTATAGACAGAGAGTGAGGGACGGGGGCAGGGACattgatggagagagggacatggacagatacagagagaggaacaggagaaaagcgagggaagtggagagagagagggatggggtgagagaaggggGCAGGCAAGAGAACGGACCAAGGGAAAGGAGGGATCCGGAGAAAGATGGGGAGAAAACACAGCCCAAtgtaacaggagagagagggaagcggATGGACggagagagattcagagagagggagagatattccaaggggaaggatgaagagaggaggtgCAGggagaagagggacagagagacagatcccAAAAGGGAGGGAGGAGCAGACGGAGCTAGCCGATCGCCGAGTGAGACAGCCCCAAGGGTGCCACCACGAGCCCAGAGCAGCGGAGAATGGAGCAGtgacacagagagggaaagaaaatggagaagaggaagagaaagtaATGAAGAGaaggagtcagagggagagaaggatgtggacagggggcagagagagtgtagtgaaagagagagaccagatagagtgagggggagagaaggagaggaggagacgatACCAAAGCGCCCTGAGCAGCGGAGGATGTGGTTAGAACCACAGAAGGTCAGATATAACAAAGAATCCTCTTTAGAGGATGAGGttagagagcgagaaagagatagGCACACtaacagatggagagatagaagTGAAGAAGAGGACAGACCCGTGGAACAAAGGACaggcagagaaaaagagaggaagacagagggagaaggacaAGAGGATAGGTCGGTGGAACAAAGAATGTCCATAGAcgaagagagagaaactgagagggagggagggagggagaggtattTGGAGAGAGGGTTAAATGTAGATGAAGATGATGAGACAGAAGCCTGGAGGAGTTATAGCAGAGGAGAGGAACACCAGACTTacagcgatggagagagagaggaactctggcagagggacagggagacggAGATAGAGAATGTGACAGATAACACAGAGGTtgacagagaggaggaagaagaaagtGATAGATATGTAGAgtgggaaggacagagagatataATCCCTTCCTCTGAGGACGGCTTTATCACTGTGTGCAGTGGTGGAGAAGAGGAGTTTGAGGACTGCAAAGAATTCTTGGAGGTTGGGTTCACTAATCATGTTACCAGGCAACCTGTTAGCTTTcaggggagcgagggagagatggagagaggtggaaggagaagacatgaaagagagagagaaagaacagaagAGCAGACAGAGCAAAAAGATGATGCATTGGAGGGAGAGGTGAATGACGGAAAGGGGAAGAAGCAACCCACCTATGTATTCTGTGTGATTGGACAAACACTGTCCAGGTCAAAACCCAATCAGACAGCAGTCCTGGGTGACATGGAATCAGAGCGGACCAATCAAAATCCTGGATATGGTCATAGGGACAGTGGTGACATCACACACCTCCCTCATGAGAACCCTTCCAGAGATGGAGACCAAGGGGCAGAGGATGAGAGAAAAATAGTGAGGGATGAAACCCACGTGCCAAAGGGGGAGAGAACAGACACAGAAGAGAGCTCCATAGTGGACGTCAGTCACACCACCCTAGAACGAGAGAGCGGAGAACGACTGAAGGTCATGGAGGAGAACCCATACGCTGAGATAGAGCGGAGAAACTCTGAGACCGAAAATCTCCTCAAAGAGTGGAGAGAAAGACATAAAGAGTACACAGAAACAAGAGAGAGGGACCCAACAGACAGTAGGAGGACAGAACCAGAGATAGGTCCATCTTCACATACCAGTGGAGAGTACCACCACCATGGGATCCCTGTAGTTGACCAAGCCACCTCTGACCAGAATAACCCTGGAGTGATGAGCCCAGAGGAAGCTGTGGCCATCCAAATCTGTATAAGGGGAGCCTGGAGCACAGAAGAGGAGGTCAAGCGCCACTCCCAGGCCTCACACATGAAGTGGGCCAAGAACCTATTGAGCGAGATCCTTGGCAGTTCGGAGGAACACGCCCGTGGCAACCCCCAGCCAGAGTCACAGGGAGGTCAAGAGGTCAGCCAGACTGCGAGAGGGACCGAGAGGGTAGAAGAGGAGCTAGAGGAAGAAAAGGATGAGACGCTAGAGGGGGGAGGAGCCTCAACCGTCTACGCCACGGTTCAGAAGAGGACGAAGCGTGGGAGGAAGTCGGTGGAGGCGAGGCTGGCTGAACGGGAGGCAGAGCCAGGGAAAGTGGAGGATGAGAGAG ATGAGGAGGTGAGCGTCAACTGGGGAGACGTGGACCTGAG gAATGTCACGGATACCATCAGAATGGATAGGAGGAACTCCAAATTTTACA ATTCCCAGCTCTACCAGGAGTACAGTGAGACAGCTCAGAACAGGGAGATCCTCAGTCAGTCTTGCTCTGACGCCCTCTCCATCTACGAGGAgctccctgtccacctgtccccCGTACCCTCCTCCCTGGCCCCCTCGCTCCCTCCGGCCCGCAGGCCCTTACCCCGTCTCCCCCCAGTCATCCACCCCCACTCTCTGTCCCACTCTGGCTCTACCTCCAGTGGCACCAGTGCCAAGTTCCTGCCCGTACCACAGCCGCCCCAGGCCCCCCCGGCCAGGACTTCCTCTTCccgcctctccatctccctcacccAGTCCCCCAGCTTGTGGCAGGAGATCCCTGAGGTCAGGAACAGTGCTGAGTTTGGGGAGCTGACTGACAACCAGAGACGCCTGCAGgag GTGCAGTTTGAGGTTGTAACTTCAGAAGCGTCGTACTGTCGTAGTCTGGATATTGTGGTGGATCACTTTGTCAAGTCTAAGCAGCTCGGGGAGCTGTTGACTACTCAGGACAGGAGCTGGCTGTTCTCcaggctggctgatgtccgagCCATCAGCCACAG TTTTCTGTCGAAGCTGGAAGAGAGGGTAGAATCTGATATGATGCACTTCACCGTGTGTGACATCATCGCTCGCCACTGTCAACGCTTCAAGAAGGTCTACGTGCCCTACCTCACCAACCAATCATATCAGGATGCCACTTACCAGAGACTCAT GGATGAGAACCATGGGTTCAGGCGGGTAGTGGAGAAGTTGGAACGCGGTCCAGTGTGTCAGCGTCTTCCTCTTCGCTCCTTCCTCATCCTCCCCTTCCAGAGGATCACACGAATCAAACTCCttgtgcag AACATTGTGAAGAGAACAGCCCAAGGCACAGAGGAGGAGGTCCAGGCCATCAAAGCTATGAAGCTACTGGAGAGG TTGATCCAGGAGAGCAATgacagtattactcaaatgaAGAGCATTGAGTCGCTGGTCTCTCTCAGTGCCAGAGTGGACTTTGAATGCAGG actCTCCCCCTGGTCAGTCAGTCTCGTAGGCTGGTGAGAGAGGGACCGGTGACTGAGATTATGGATTTCTCtctgaaggagacagagaggagtgtcTACCTTCACCTTTTCAATGACTACCTGCTGCTGTCGCTGAACAAAGA AGGGGGCAGGTTCACGGTGATAGACCATGCTCCAGTGTCagaactgagagctgagaactgTCGGGTCAAACTGCACTCTCTAGAGAAGAACCTTTTCCGCCTCCACCTTAACAAGAAAGCCCTGCTACTTAGCACCGACACACA AGGTGATAAACTGCGTTGGATCTCAGCTGTCTCCAGGCCCCATCCTGTTATTGACTACTCTACAGCACAAG ACTTCACACAGATGCAGTGCATCCGAGCCTTCGTTGCCCACCAACCAGATGAGCTGTCCCTGGAGAAGGCTGAGGTCATTCTCGTCCACCAGCAGAGCAGCGACG GTTGGGTGGAGGGGACCAGGctgtcagacagacacagaggatgGACTCCTGAGTCCCACTTGGAAACCATAGCCAGCCTCAGGGTCCGACAGCGCAACCTGTTGGACGCTCTAAAAATTACCACAGCCACGGCTGCAGTTTGA
- the arhgef5 gene encoding trichohyalin isoform X1, with protein MGTKRPSLTPFDTFDPSNQSASYLNPQPISQICRETSPRPGTMARTNRERERIREEEWRREREMERFKEKTRNRRKEMEPGPRERNREKDCSPISRRREEEREWRERERGRAGEKHANGRPTSNLEIRNDRDRENERKKGDTFPTIIKHSKERDRRMSAFVEEDVGKEGTRQLERQKGTEMNDWERERETAAKIQRYRDAERDFQRYRERERERIRAQEDGEKNGGRPMEDKTLRRRERAREAEPDFRERRRERDSKGNDLWSKRERYMDGERERPKLWQGEREVRGKEGDSQNYSDREGRDGRREGNTEGQRDTRSEGDSGGEKWKERVRDDNRRELKHLHSKSEGDTEGNASWDRVREKEKDRQKWRGGEMYRERDGRKDAYRQRVRDGGRDIDGERDMDRYRERNRRKAREVERERDGVREGGRQENGPRERRDPEKDGEKTQPNVTGERGKRMDGERFRERERYSKGKDEERRCREKRDRETDPKREGGADGASRSPSETAPRVPPRAQSSGEWSSDTERERKWRRGRESNEEKESEGEKDVDRGQRECSERERPDRVRGREGEEETIPKRPEQRRMWLEPQKVRYNKESSLEDEVRERERDRHTNRWRDRSEEEDRPVEQRTGREKERKTEGEGQEDRSVEQRMSIDEERETEREGGRERYLERGLNVDEDDETEAWRSYSRGEEHQTYSDGEREELWQRDRETEIENVTDNTEVDREEEEESDRYVEWEGQRDIIPSSEDGFITVCSGGEEEFEDCKEFLEVGFTNHVTRQPVSFQGSEGEMERGGRRRHERERERTEEQTEQKDDALEGEVNDGKGKKQPTYVFCVIGQTLSRSKPNQTAVLGDMESERTNQNPGYGHRDSGDITHLPHENPSRDGDQGAEDERKIVRDETHVPKGERTDTEESSIVDVSHTTLERESGERLKVMEENPYAEIERRNSETENLLKEWRERHKEYTETRERDPTDSRRTEPEIGPSSHTSGEYHHHGIPVVDQATSDQNNPGVMSPEEAVAIQICIRGAWSTEEEVKRHSQASHMKWAKNLLSEILGSSEEHARGNPQPESQGGQEVSQTARGTERVEEELEEEKDETLEGGGASTVYATVQKRTKRGRKSVEARLAEREAEPGKVEDERGTGEKLTDMHAEAFTAMLGDGKPIDMHAALTLYNTHGDTPTDRQGEEVEGNNVCTVRQTDSHIHIQVEMVTEVEGEIEKGVEVGDEVHILDAEKEVNAQKEEDLFLSVSNTLYKPTSCPSLIYNPDSEQPITPIEEKTEEEGEKERTVGEGEENSVVEGKQERRIEDGTEDRGKVGEATEERKVEREEEKRVGGEEERMREGKEESKKTGGGGVKSTCSFQDLGTDVRFWRRGFHKTTERRNEEEEGREDARDRRTRIFQASDEEVSVNWGDVDLRNVTDTIRMDRRNSKFYNSQLYQEYSETAQNREILSQSCSDALSIYEELPVHLSPVPSSLAPSLPPARRPLPRLPPVIHPHSLSHSGSTSSGTSAKFLPVPQPPQAPPARTSSSRLSISLTQSPSLWQEIPEVRNSAEFGELTDNQRRLQEVQFEVVTSEASYCRSLDIVVDHFVKSKQLGELLTTQDRSWLFSRLADVRAISHSFLSKLEERVESDMMHFTVCDIIARHCQRFKKVYVPYLTNQSYQDATYQRLMDENHGFRRVVEKLERGPVCQRLPLRSFLILPFQRITRIKLLVQNIVKRTAQGTEEEVQAIKAMKLLERLIQESNDSITQMKSIESLVSLSARVDFECRTLPLVSQSRRLVREGPVTEIMDFSLKETERSVYLHLFNDYLLLSLNKEGGRFTVIDHAPVSELRAENCRVKLHSLEKNLFRLHLNKKALLLSTDTQGDKLRWISAVSRPHPVIDYSTAQDFTQMQCIRAFVAHQPDELSLEKAEVILVHQQSSDGWVEGTRLSDRHRGWTPESHLETIASLRVRQRNLLDALKITTATAAV; from the exons ATGGGGACCAAACGCCCCAGTCTGACTCCCTTTGACACATTTGATCCATCCAATCAAAGCGCTTCCTACTTGAACCCTCAGCCAATCAGCCAGATCTGCCGTGAAACAAGTCCCAGACCTGGAACTATGGCCCggacaaacagagagagggagaggatccgagaggaggaatggaggagagaaagagaaatggagagattTAAGGAGAAGACAAGAAATAGAAGAAAAGAGATGGAACCCGGaccaagagagaggaacagagagaaggaCTGTTCCCCCATAtccagaaggagggaggaggaaagggaatggagagagagagaaagggggagagcgggagagaaacATGCCAATGGAAGACCTACTTCAAATCTGGAGATCAGgaacgacagagacagagaaaatgagagaaagaaaggagacaCGTTTCCTACAATTATAAAACAtagcaaagagagagacagaagaatgaGTGCATTTGTGGAGGAAGATGTGGGGAAAGAAGGAACGAGACAATTGGAGAGACAGAAGGGAACAGAGATGAACGActgggagagagaacgagagacagcAGCAAAGATACAGCGGTATCGAGATGCAGAGAGGGACTTCCAaaggtacagagagagggagagggagagaatcagGGCACAGGAGGACGGGGAGAAAAATGGAGGGAGGCCCATGGAGGATAAGACAttgagacggagggagagagcgagggaagcgGAGCCAGAtttcagagagaggagaagagagagggactcaAAGGGCAATGACCTATGGAGCAAAAGAGAAAGGTATatggatggagagcgagagaggccaaAACTCTGGCAGGGAGAAAGGGAAGTTAGAGGAAAAGAAGGAGATTCACAGAACTATTCGGATAGAGAGggcagggatggaaggagggaaggaaatacagagggacagagggacaccAGGAGTGAGGGAGACAGTGGTGGAGAGAagtggaaagagagagtgagagatgacaACAGAAGAGAACTGAAACATCTGCACAGTAAAAGTGAGGGGGACACTGAGGGGAACGCATCatgggatagagtgagagagaaagagaaagatagacagaaatggagagggggggagatgtacagagagagggatggaaggaaagATGCTTATAGACAGAGAGTGAGGGACGGGGGCAGGGACattgatggagagagggacatggacagatacagagagaggaacaggagaaaagcgagggaagtggagagagagagggatggggtgagagaaggggGCAGGCAAGAGAACGGACCAAGGGAAAGGAGGGATCCGGAGAAAGATGGGGAGAAAACACAGCCCAAtgtaacaggagagagagggaagcggATGGACggagagagattcagagagagggagagatattccaaggggaaggatgaagagaggaggtgCAGggagaagagggacagagagacagatcccAAAAGGGAGGGAGGAGCAGACGGAGCTAGCCGATCGCCGAGTGAGACAGCCCCAAGGGTGCCACCACGAGCCCAGAGCAGCGGAGAATGGAGCAGtgacacagagagggaaagaaaatggagaagaggaagagaaagtaATGAAGAGaaggagtcagagggagagaaggatgtggacagggggcagagagagtgtagtgaaagagagagaccagatagagtgagggggagagaaggagaggaggagacgatACCAAAGCGCCCTGAGCAGCGGAGGATGTGGTTAGAACCACAGAAGGTCAGATATAACAAAGAATCCTCTTTAGAGGATGAGGttagagagcgagaaagagatagGCACACtaacagatggagagatagaagTGAAGAAGAGGACAGACCCGTGGAACAAAGGACaggcagagaaaaagagaggaagacagagggagaaggacaAGAGGATAGGTCGGTGGAACAAAGAATGTCCATAGAcgaagagagagaaactgagagggagggagggagggagaggtattTGGAGAGAGGGTTAAATGTAGATGAAGATGATGAGACAGAAGCCTGGAGGAGTTATAGCAGAGGAGAGGAACACCAGACTTacagcgatggagagagagaggaactctggcagagggacagggagacggAGATAGAGAATGTGACAGATAACACAGAGGTtgacagagaggaggaagaagaaagtGATAGATATGTAGAgtgggaaggacagagagatataATCCCTTCCTCTGAGGACGGCTTTATCACTGTGTGCAGTGGTGGAGAAGAGGAGTTTGAGGACTGCAAAGAATTCTTGGAGGTTGGGTTCACTAATCATGTTACCAGGCAACCTGTTAGCTTTcaggggagcgagggagagatggagagaggtggaaggagaagacatgaaagagagagagaaagaacagaagAGCAGACAGAGCAAAAAGATGATGCATTGGAGGGAGAGGTGAATGACGGAAAGGGGAAGAAGCAACCCACCTATGTATTCTGTGTGATTGGACAAACACTGTCCAGGTCAAAACCCAATCAGACAGCAGTCCTGGGTGACATGGAATCAGAGCGGACCAATCAAAATCCTGGATATGGTCATAGGGACAGTGGTGACATCACACACCTCCCTCATGAGAACCCTTCCAGAGATGGAGACCAAGGGGCAGAGGATGAGAGAAAAATAGTGAGGGATGAAACCCACGTGCCAAAGGGGGAGAGAACAGACACAGAAGAGAGCTCCATAGTGGACGTCAGTCACACCACCCTAGAACGAGAGAGCGGAGAACGACTGAAGGTCATGGAGGAGAACCCATACGCTGAGATAGAGCGGAGAAACTCTGAGACCGAAAATCTCCTCAAAGAGTGGAGAGAAAGACATAAAGAGTACACAGAAACAAGAGAGAGGGACCCAACAGACAGTAGGAGGACAGAACCAGAGATAGGTCCATCTTCACATACCAGTGGAGAGTACCACCACCATGGGATCCCTGTAGTTGACCAAGCCACCTCTGACCAGAATAACCCTGGAGTGATGAGCCCAGAGGAAGCTGTGGCCATCCAAATCTGTATAAGGGGAGCCTGGAGCACAGAAGAGGAGGTCAAGCGCCACTCCCAGGCCTCACACATGAAGTGGGCCAAGAACCTATTGAGCGAGATCCTTGGCAGTTCGGAGGAACACGCCCGTGGCAACCCCCAGCCAGAGTCACAGGGAGGTCAAGAGGTCAGCCAGACTGCGAGAGGGACCGAGAGGGTAGAAGAGGAGCTAGAGGAAGAAAAGGATGAGACGCTAGAGGGGGGAGGAGCCTCAACCGTCTACGCCACGGTTCAGAAGAGGACGAAGCGTGGGAGGAAGTCGGTGGAGGCGAGGCTGGCTGAACGGGAGGCAGAGCCAGGGAAAGTGGAGGATGAGAGAGGTACAGGGGAGAAACTAACAGACATGCATGCTGAGGCTTTCACAGCTATGCTTGGTGATGGCAAACCCATAGACATGCATGCTGCCCTGACCCTATACAATACTCATGGTGAcacacctacagacagacagggagaggaggtggagggtaacAATGTGTGTACGGTCAGACAAACAGACAGTCATATACATATCCAGGTAGAGATGGTGACAGAGGTTGAGGGTGAGATAGAGAAAGGGGTTGAAGTTGGGGACGAGGTTCATATACTGGATGCAGAGAAAGAAGTGAATGCCCAGAAAGAGGAagatctgtttctctctgtgagcAACACCCTGTACAAACCAACCAGCTGCCCCAGCCTTATATACAACCCTGATTCAGAACAACCTATCACCCCCATAGAGGAAAAGACGGAGgaagaaggggagaaagagaggactgtgggagagggggaagagaataGTGTGGTAGAGGGGAAGCAGGAAAGGAGGATAGAAGATGGGACCGAGGACAGGGGGAAAGTGGGAGAGGCGACTGAGGAGAGGAAAgtggaaagggaggaggagaagagggtaggaggggaagaagagaggatgAGGGAGGGCAAGGAAGAGAGTAAAAAaacaggaggagggggggtgaagAGCACTTGTAGTTTCCAAGATTTGGGCACCGATGTTCGGTTTTGGAGGCGGGGGTTCCACAAGACAACAGAAAGAAGAAACGAGGAAGAAGAAGGAAGAGAAGATGCGAGGGATCGCAGAACAAGAATATTCCAGGCGtcag ATGAGGAGGTGAGCGTCAACTGGGGAGACGTGGACCTGAG gAATGTCACGGATACCATCAGAATGGATAGGAGGAACTCCAAATTTTACA ATTCCCAGCTCTACCAGGAGTACAGTGAGACAGCTCAGAACAGGGAGATCCTCAGTCAGTCTTGCTCTGACGCCCTCTCCATCTACGAGGAgctccctgtccacctgtccccCGTACCCTCCTCCCTGGCCCCCTCGCTCCCTCCGGCCCGCAGGCCCTTACCCCGTCTCCCCCCAGTCATCCACCCCCACTCTCTGTCCCACTCTGGCTCTACCTCCAGTGGCACCAGTGCCAAGTTCCTGCCCGTACCACAGCCGCCCCAGGCCCCCCCGGCCAGGACTTCCTCTTCccgcctctccatctccctcacccAGTCCCCCAGCTTGTGGCAGGAGATCCCTGAGGTCAGGAACAGTGCTGAGTTTGGGGAGCTGACTGACAACCAGAGACGCCTGCAGgag GTGCAGTTTGAGGTTGTAACTTCAGAAGCGTCGTACTGTCGTAGTCTGGATATTGTGGTGGATCACTTTGTCAAGTCTAAGCAGCTCGGGGAGCTGTTGACTACTCAGGACAGGAGCTGGCTGTTCTCcaggctggctgatgtccgagCCATCAGCCACAG TTTTCTGTCGAAGCTGGAAGAGAGGGTAGAATCTGATATGATGCACTTCACCGTGTGTGACATCATCGCTCGCCACTGTCAACGCTTCAAGAAGGTCTACGTGCCCTACCTCACCAACCAATCATATCAGGATGCCACTTACCAGAGACTCAT GGATGAGAACCATGGGTTCAGGCGGGTAGTGGAGAAGTTGGAACGCGGTCCAGTGTGTCAGCGTCTTCCTCTTCGCTCCTTCCTCATCCTCCCCTTCCAGAGGATCACACGAATCAAACTCCttgtgcag AACATTGTGAAGAGAACAGCCCAAGGCACAGAGGAGGAGGTCCAGGCCATCAAAGCTATGAAGCTACTGGAGAGG TTGATCCAGGAGAGCAATgacagtattactcaaatgaAGAGCATTGAGTCGCTGGTCTCTCTCAGTGCCAGAGTGGACTTTGAATGCAGG actCTCCCCCTGGTCAGTCAGTCTCGTAGGCTGGTGAGAGAGGGACCGGTGACTGAGATTATGGATTTCTCtctgaaggagacagagaggagtgtcTACCTTCACCTTTTCAATGACTACCTGCTGCTGTCGCTGAACAAAGA AGGGGGCAGGTTCACGGTGATAGACCATGCTCCAGTGTCagaactgagagctgagaactgTCGGGTCAAACTGCACTCTCTAGAGAAGAACCTTTTCCGCCTCCACCTTAACAAGAAAGCCCTGCTACTTAGCACCGACACACA AGGTGATAAACTGCGTTGGATCTCAGCTGTCTCCAGGCCCCATCCTGTTATTGACTACTCTACAGCACAAG ACTTCACACAGATGCAGTGCATCCGAGCCTTCGTTGCCCACCAACCAGATGAGCTGTCCCTGGAGAAGGCTGAGGTCATTCTCGTCCACCAGCAGAGCAGCGACG GTTGGGTGGAGGGGACCAGGctgtcagacagacacagaggatgGACTCCTGAGTCCCACTTGGAAACCATAGCCAGCCTCAGGGTCCGACAGCGCAACCTGTTGGACGCTCTAAAAATTACCACAGCCACGGCTGCAGTTTGA